The Lolium rigidum isolate FL_2022 chromosome 1, APGP_CSIRO_Lrig_0.1, whole genome shotgun sequence region tattgaggatcaaagattgcataaagataacatggtgaaatgagcttcaacaagtaaagcaagcaaacaaagatccaattggacaaacaaagatatcatgataagagagatatagtgctctaaaataagaaagctccccaaggttcgtgcacaatttataatgtttgcatttgaatacaatatgcacaaacatggaatcctcactccctatatatcatttagaacacaacagagataaagagaatatgcttatcaagaacaacttgagtccaacaattacgagatatgagtgcataaaaaaaccaagcactcataaatcttctttaccaataacactaaaatcaaaaggataagaagatagttggcaaagaacaaggatatcaaggtgatggattaacactcttatgtatataagtttctaaagtggacaatgatccataaagaaacatgcacacacaagaggttaacaaaataaataagactaGATATCCgaaatgaagtcataaaatataccaaggatgtttgcttaggaagcatatatagcctatggctctaattttcacttatggtatatgaatgagcttcaaccaagttAGATCTCAAAAAcattacaactaacaataagggaagtagagctagttggagtgttttgagaaaggcaacaagtatcacaaatacatgcatttatttcacaaattcatcaatattgcacacaagagctctatgaggaattgatatgcaataaattgctagagggcatatttgtgataggtgaatcataaaatatgatatatatataacctatcatatgcatcttctcaaattactcaaatgttcaataagaagttttacttttaaaagggtttttcaagaacaaagaatattttcgaaataaataatttcatgccaagatacaacctacaagaggttggatgctatatgagagtgcatgaataagatacttgttaccgagatggcaatggcttgatgtagtagataagagttcatcgatcatcctagcttgactccaatcctcatatggtgacaacaccttccttatagatgagacaagcctccattgcatctccaatgtacctaaaacatcattcaagtacatcttggtccccaaacttattgggtccaacatggttagactaaccacaatatataggacacactccatgtaaacatgtgcatatttagatgaaatttgaatttcatgcacatcttagccatttaggatttgatggagtatatcctacataatggatcaaaagaaagcaagcatgctacaagtataaacaaattacatataacattgcaccaaaacttttaaagatccaagaaagatatactttggacaaaacaccaaaagaattaaataaggcatagaggtgttacaaaacaaatttgttgtccaaattatatctaagaagcaaatcacaaaagattggtTCAACAAATTTCAAcaagtgaactaagaagaaaccattgagcatagagagtgaaataaagcaaacatgctcaaggatttatctcattcaagctaataaaatatgtaagaaggaatgagatagcaaactccccaaaagagcaaggttcgaacaaataaaccaaaccctcacttttcacaatggcacaatgtaccgtaaagaaaaggtatgtattccaaaacaaacacttgatatgaatcaagaggatttatcaaaagatttttcaaagggacaaggaagacatatgggagcttATAAAGACTTCTTGGTTATAAAATaaggaagtaagaaacaatccaaggtgaataTGATCCAAAaaatcaaccacatacaaggttatcaattgtcagcgtacaatgagtatattggaaataatttccagtggagtattgacaatgatagtgaggatcaacttcacaatacaaggcataggataagtatatagaattaagcactatgcacggatgaagattcttgatcacTTCaagtagtcaaacaatcacgcacggcaatgattagagaggtctatcgatacctccaactaatgtctgtcaaactgttttcccaaaagacagtcaaaacaggaggtccctggtggtttattcggcTATGGGCTCACCTGTATTTCCGTAACCatgtcccaaactttccacccccggccacttgcacctttccaagcactaacgggaagccaatccggcgcactagctacggccaagctctatatagccttccgGTAGTAAACTAACCCTCAAGGAAGCATCGCAGTGGTTcagaactttctaccaaggcctggacaatcctctcttctttccttatacggagtccgaaaattttgaaaatccaagtCTCCTTCGAGGCTAGacaagctttgccgatgacgccaagcactcggcaattgtattccatcatgatccgtccctcgcttccttccagttggcatgagcacctcaaacaggatcatcaaacctggttatgagtcttatcgaccggtcgtagcagcccggcagtttggtcttgggcaggtatctccccatttcttccttcaccacttgacgagagcagagctgagctgcccgatgtcctcaccggtcggaggtgttactctttctttgatgctctagccatcccagttcctcacaacctctctttcacctcatcaaccgatggttttgagacctggtggtcaatgtggaagactcatgccttcaggagagctctgggaccattgttgaaacaacttgatgctgaatatgatatccctgcagaacaggtaccactactcacaaattttcttgaagtggcttacaatgatttttataaccttgctctgtctccttgcagcaacaagacggtccagaacatgtacatgatgacggctccaccttcagattcctcccaccagctccggtggtcctcttctgcaaaaactcaccacccttgaaaaaggttgtgatgcagagccagccgatttcaccaaaatcggctcccaagagcagagTATCTTCTGGGCTAGCTGctccccgagcctcaatcaaggcgaggacaagcagtgaggaaagtagctgccaggaagaccttgaagcgccaagaCCCTACTCcggctcaagaaagtttgcatgTAAGCTGATCAATGCCTTGGCTGATCTACCTACCCTTATGAGCTTCCGTAAATATGCTGGGCTCACTAACTCTTCTcttataggcctccaccgaagacgACTTCAGCAAGGAAACGCAATCCAgtcgaggggattcgagctcgggcaactctgggaagatcctcacgcagagccagccagatctgccaccatcggcttccaagaaaaggccaGTTCCTGAACCTGCTGTCCTTCAAGCTCTAACCAAAGTGGGGCAGGgtggtctacgcacaaagagccgatgcatcaagagagctcgaaaggaaccgcaagctccttcatcaaaccaagaggcctCACCTGTAATTACCCTCCAACTCTCCCTGGCTTATGCCAATTCATTGCTGTTCACATCGGCTGACTATcttctttgcagactgatgacacttctagtggggaagtcgaggaagtaCTGATGCCCTCCACAGACCTGGATGTAGAAACCTCTAAAGGTGTTGTTGACAAGGTTACCAACTTGGCGAAGCCccaagcagaaacacaagagccgatcacctcattATCGGCTGTTcccctggtcttaggagaggtatactCCCTTTATTTGGCTTGCCCTTCGCTTttgctgcatactgacgctgctcttgttgtttgtcagggttgtgatctctcgggcTTGCTATCattcgatcctgaatccatcgaaccagctccttctacagTATGCGATGAACCAGGACCCGGCGTTATCCTTGGTcaattccagcgtctcaaagctctgctttcctcctcgatcgagacgttggtcgaagaccccgaggaagtgaagagcattcttgaagaaatccagccccacctcccggtaacgttgcaactgaaactctggccagttgtgactctatCTGCCTACAAATCAAGGGTGAAGtcagctcgtcagagaatcgatctacgccacgcTCAACTTCCGCTGaaggccgatattgcagacaaatgtcagcggctcaaGGAGAAAAAGGCgtccttggacgccaaaactgacacctctgccaGCACCGCCgagcttgagaccttgcgaaaggaattggaggaccttgaagagaggttcCGGCAACCAAACAAGCTTATCcacgataaggaagctcttattgcccgctcccaagaggaagcgaaggcctcaaagctcaacCGAAGACCGATCTCGGCAGagatacgtgccctgaacaaacAACTGTTGACGGGCaaggatgaagacgatgaggccgagatcgccgaagtGGATCgcgtccgtgctgacgcccttagtgccttcgaggcattccttcagtagagcttgTCCATGTAACCTGCTACTTTCTCataacctctagagtcgatggctgtgcatcggcttttaccGGACGACTTCgtgcatcggcctccatatttcactgtccgttatcccatattaggtgcccccgagccgaatctttcaagtagttgaagatatcggctctccaattatccgattccaggaactgtacctgaacatcggctctttgatgcggatctaacttttgccGATAAATGCTggccgtggcttatccccaggaccaatgtcaatctcttctagctcatcagccgatgtaaacccatatcctagctttccgtcgcctgctagatcgatgctgaacacgagCAGcatcgtatggtgaggataatttgggccgattgctggaatcggcccccattttgattgcattgctcaatgaaggtttacaacttatttgtgctccctacggagggagtctccctactacgactacgtgacatgcttgaagtgagatccttggttttttattttttggggccgatcgcagggatcggccttgccacgtacgtcgatcgatgttgctcttgctactcgtcggccggtggataagaccagcctcaccccgtttttgtagcttcgatacgCTCACagcccgtccaaactgactccagagagcggctcttggtcttccgcgtcccaaatgttagtgccagctattgagatctcgatcgagtcatctgcatgcacgacctccacttcatctccatcccattgtatcaggcattggtgcattgtggatggaatgcagcagttggcgtgaatccaatccctccctagcaggacagcgtacgtGCTCTTGCTGTccacgatgaagaatgacgtagggatggtttttcggcctacggttagatccacgttcaaaacgccttgcgtctctgatgcttggccgttgaagtcgcttagtgtgacgttggttttgatcagatctgagttaaagcgtcccaaacgccgtagcatggagtatggcattatattgactgccgctcccgtgtcaaccagcatcttgccgacaggctgcccattgatataaccttttaggtacatggctttcaaatgtttgtagctcttctctcgcggcttttcaaagataatcggccgtgggccgcagatcaaaccgcgctatcggcacttcttcggttcttggagcacaaaactccgagggaagtatgaacaccatatttgtgccagccgatgcactcacatcggcttttacttgcttggggcgccattctttcttctgtggacaactctcctcgtccaacgtttgctgaattttcacggccagatcgggccgcgctttcctcaacgtgtgcaggcatTGAGCCtcagcttgctccaagctacgtagccgctgaaccctacgcttttgggaggatCGAGTCCATCagtgacaccaccttggccggtggtacctatcatcttcttcatcttccgactcctcaaagtcttcttcttgagatgactcagcctcgtatgttccgagatgggagaggccctagacgcttgaaaattgAAACTTCTCCCGCGTCCTTCTTCTCGCTCGTCTACACTCCGGCagcttgtcgattgtaggcaatcggctcattcctgaatcccagcagtgcttaaagaaaggacagtcccagtgtctacccatgtcctcctgctccctagacttccccttagcgcggtgctcatatccttcgtcgtctctatcataccgacgatatcttccattgtctacgtcagaccgacgatatctttcgtcatctctgtcgtaccgccgacgcTCGGTCGTATCgacgctcatacttgttaaggagatgcgcggagagcggacGTTGGTACCGCACGTTCCTCacatgttcctcggtgaggtaccgtctatcatcatatcggggccggtcgcgtggaccggcctcctccttttccttgccactggagtgactgctttcttctttatccttgccatggtggtgtacaggccatgccatgttaacatcaaatgagaaacctggctgatgcctcgtggagtgattgagttccaccatgttgacgccagggaacgggtgtgtgtccactttcatggcaaactgcccaaagatcaatTGGCCTTGTTCTAtctccgtttggatctgccgacgcaactctttgcagtcattggtgatatgggtgaacgagtgatgccacttgtagtatggtctcccgttcatctcttgtgccgtagggatcttatggccttcgggtaacttcagctgtttttccttaagcaataaatcgaatatcttctcagctttgctcacatcgaagtcaaacccttttgcaggccctttttgtttcacccatttgcaggacacgggagctgccccccgagcccattcagccatggctacttcctggtcttctgcagaatcctcagcttcttctgtctcgaccaggcctaccggacgcttaaacttgtcctggtacaattcagggtggcgctgctcatacgatgttagtTTCCGGACCATGTGCACCGGTGAAccgtactctacttggaaagccggatccttgatcggcgttgcgaggcccaatgctgccgatatcgactgcttctttctcggttaaacgaaccgaataacatcggttcccgacagtcccgaaacgttgaatgtattccgacaccgtttctccccgcttcgccgcacctcgcgttagatcggcaatgccagcctcggtagcttcgagtgatattgaacatgaaactgctcttccgagttgcttccacgtccggaccgagtttggtggcaacgaggtgtaccacccaaaggctgatcccgtgagagattgtgcaaaaaccttacacgtaacgggtccgatgctgaaatcatgcccaactcgtgccaaatatcggctcacgtgttcaattgagctagacccttcgatccattgaattttgagaattcgaggagccgatacttgggtggcagcgggattaaATCAtactcatcggggtacggcttggaatagccgattgttttcctcttcggcgagatgccgaactcggtctctcaagatggtaccgatttgttccatggtatgagctgcagggaccgagctttcatgactcgttcggtggcatatttagctagccatgcctgtttctcggcgtctgctccagaaatccctgctggtgcaatctggttcgtgcgcgccaaggtattgcagttcggcacgtatgtgcacacgtatccatgtgggatctctttaggcggctcatacatgaattggcaatcgccaggatcgcctccaaccttgtagacgacgtacgccggtgaaccctgtagctctggagctgcaagcgcgaatggcggcgtgcggtctggtctggaacggtatttctccctggtgagtccctagggtaggtcctaacggagagtactgatgcttcatgatttcctgaaccacgcgaaccgcaacgcgctcgaaagcgttcaccaagctctcagaatgacggtgtagagaatgagccaccatgtaattaacttcctgacgcagagctctggtgcgttcctctgaaggggtagacaggtctacttcatcaagaacgcctcggtgagaaccctttccaccgataccatgtgaacgggtcttcgtgaaagagccgatgagatcggcttctaagacggctttaatctcatcatatttcttcttgtgctcctcaggcagatctgcgtacgtggcagaatgtgttgcctgccaaaacccaccggcgagcaccgacgagcaacacggagagccgggaggctcccaggactgctggagggccctggtccctcgggcgacggcccgcagtgctccggcacacgtcctggctaatgcaagggcgtgccaccgacctatacctggtcgggaaggtgatggattgcttcgattagtttctcgcatggcaaacacgtaaacattaaatacgagccccgatcggctcttaggttaccctgtgaatcggctcaaagagccgattaccccatggttgacgtcggatttacgataacatggggatcctgctttatcaatataaagttaaatcaatctacgacagtctagggttttcaccgcataaccggaacatcctacacgtagttgagcctagcagatacgcaagatgatggaaaaccagtcctaaagaggcctaaaaccaacacgaagtcgatccccggaacaatccctctaggattagtaaaccataccttacgcactaccggatcgttcaacccgtttgcaaggcctaaccatgcggatatcaaaccaatccttggagaacaaggaacaactataacggatcagatctactgaataaagaacaagcaagatgctgcccttacacccaagataggcgcaaaggcagctagatattgagggacagcgtagctaagcaagcatatcatgaaagtatcgacgtcagccccaaaacatccacaataagggtgttgctcgccatcaaaaaggtttcagtacgagcaacaccaacaacgaataaactggtactgcctcgaaacaaggggtggcgatgcgcctagattggtttgttgtgaacatgatcgtcctcctttctcaataaccttaggtacatatttatagtccgtagactttctatcttcggaataaacctaaccgtgtacgagctaaactctatctcttaattctaacaaaatctaccataatgtacaaatacaagggcaatttagcccaaactctcgtacaaggccgattcggaaatattttacgtgcatatcctctaagcctatCCCAATCAAAGCCCATCTCTTGATCCGGTCAAAATCTGGCGATAACAGCTATTTGGTTGTCATAAAATTGGGCCGTCATTttatttaggaaatccagcaaaatgatgccatggGTAAACACAAATCCAAGCTGAGACCTATCATTTGTGTTTCTCTATAGAAgtcatttacaaattcaatattgaattatgatgtcatttgcaattcctgtgacAACCAAACAAGTATCCAttatattcatttcaaaatgctacaaaaaaAATGAAAGTCTATCTTTCAAACGACCTTTTAGATTTTTTGATCGACGGTGCTATGTTGGACCTTTGCCACGTGATGATTCCTGGATTCCTTCGCCGGGCCGAACCTTCATTCTATATTAGAGTCCCAAAAAAAGAGCAAAGCAGCGGTTTTTATAAACAGCGGAGAGCGTAGTACACCAAGACAGAGCAATTGAGCAGAGCATCACAAAATAAACACAAAAGTCGGTGCAATAAAGTTCAATTGCCCACCTCAGCGGAGCTTTCGGGTTCAGAtttttcgaaaatgggcactttattacttgcgcaatagacccggcctctgctaactaagatgcacacagcagcTCACAAATTCGTTACAAAACCACAAGGTGTTCAAAGAAAAAACTAAGTTCAAAATCAAGAACAAAGTCTAGCTAGGAGGATCCAGCCGAAGGTCACGCTGTcacccatgttgggagaaaatatccctcgccgtatcgtccaaccgtgaagacacctccagtaaataggtcccggtgctccacacgctgcaacggtatccatgaacgaagcaaagttgtgcaccggtatatgacctgcaaaaaggaagatgaaatattattgaaaatcttatCATTTCTATATAGCCACAGCGACCAAATGATTGCACGCTCTcatcctaataagacgtttaaacctaacatccacaccattgagccagttatcaaataaattgacaacactacttggtgggtataaggtagatccTATTTAGACGGCTGGCCATATAGACCTAGCTAGGACGGCTGCCAAATAACTTTGGGGTTCAGATATAGGGGAGTACTACACATATCTCCTTTGTCGAGAGTTCAGCTTCACCACCGCTGCAGCTACCGGTGCCGCCGCGAGCAGCGCGCTCTATTTGCCCCCACATGCTACCCCGTGTCAAAGACATCCTCAATTGCCCCTCGGTCTCTCCGATGCTCGCTCGCTCTCTGCCGTTGCTGACCTACCACCACATGATCTTGGCGCCATCGGGCAGCTAGAGTTAGAACTTGGGAAAATCAATTTGGGACGTTATTTTGAACCCAATCAGCACTATTCTCTATAATCCCAAAGACATTGGGGCTTAGGGTGTCTTTAAATTAACCCAACGTCAACCACCATGCACGTTTTGCAAGTTGTTTGATGAGTTTCCAAGTCATGTGCAAGTTCTTGTATTTGAAATGCTATTAACTGTAAGATTtagttgtcaaaaaaaaaaactgtaagACTACTCCACGCATGCAGCTAGCTACTCATTGTCGGTTGAATAATTTTAGTCAAGCATGTACGTGTGACTTCAACTTTTTATGAAGAAACACCAGACCAATCTGTTTtcccattttttttaaaataaaacaggCCATTTCGTGCTTGTTTACTGAACACCTAAAATTCCCCCATGTACATGAGCAGATAAGTGATGATTCTATTCTACTTGTTACCAACCATTGTTCAGACAAACACAGCCAAGAACCAAAGAGAAGCGGTCCCAAATGAACAAGAAGACAAGGACACAAAAGAGAGCAAAAAACATATATGCAAGAGAAAGGAAGTCTTTTTACATGCCACCCCATATCTTCATTTACAGGACATCAACTGCTTGTAGTGAAATGTTCTTATAATGGATCATTTCATAGTGCAGGTTCTAATTTTCCTTTTGCATTAGTTGCATCTTGTGATCTAGGTTGCAACAAAACACTGAACCATTCAATAGATTTGCATACGGCTGCAGTCATTGAACTGATTACCATCAAAACATATAACCAGCTGAAAACACTTGAGATCATGAAAACATCTCAAACTGGCGGGGCTTGCAGAGGCTGTCAATAGCATGAATTAATTTTCTCCGTGGTCCTACGGCGATAAGACCCATCTCTTTCAGCTTGTTCATTGTAAGAGAGACTATCTGATACATCCCCATCTCTTCATTATCCAATATACTGATAAACCATCCAAGACCACAAGTCAAAAGCCAATTCCTCAGGCCACCAAACTGAACAACCCGTCTCTGAAGAAGCCGTGCTCGCAATACCTTATTTGTGAGAGGTGAAGATATAATTGGCAGCCCGAGCTCATATGTGTTTTGAAGTGAACTTGTTGCTATCTCAGCAGCCTGATGAGACAGTCCTTTAACAGCATGATCTGCATGTTTAGTCCAGTCAGACTTTACAACAGGGGCAGCAGGACTTCGTGACGATTGTCCCCTCATCATTGCATAATCTTGATTGACAATATTTTCAGAAGGATGGGTTTGAGCTGTCTTCATTCTGCCATCAACTCCGAGGACCTCAAGAGAGGACTCCTGAAATTTCTTCATAGTAACCTGTTTTTTTGTGGCGGCATGGTAGTTCCTCCTGCTCATTCTTGGTAGGCTAGTTAGTCTGGAACTTATTTTGAGTGTACCAGCTTGAGGGCTTGCAGCTGCAGGTGATAGTGGAGGGATCAATATGGTGACCCGCTGTTTCTTGACTATCACCCAATCATCATCCTCGTCAATGATGTTCTGTGAACGTGATGGATCAGCAGAAACCTCTGAAGGTGGTTCCATACCATCCATACCTGACATCGCTAGTGCTCTGTTCATAAACTAACTTCTGAATGTGGTTCCTCACCGAGTCAGCATCGGTACCTGACAAGGCTGGTGCTCTGCTCGTGAACTATCTTTGATGACCCGAAATCTCATTCAATGTATAGATGACCTAATAAGATACAGAAACAAAGAAATTCAAACATTGTGACTCGTTGAAACGTGAAATTCATGCAATCATGAAAGGTGTGTATCAAGACTTTCATAAAGTACGTGAGCAATATAGTAGTTAATTGTGAAACAAATAACATACATAATAATTTAATAAGGAAGAACATAGTGAAAGTAAGAGTGTAACATATTATGCAACAAGGAGCACCGGCCAAGGAAAGAGGCACCAACAATGTCATCCAGAGTACATAATAAGAGGGTGTCCATTGCATCCAAAAAGAAAATAGGCTCTCAGTTACACGGGTTAAAAAAAGAAGGACCAAAATCTATCAACTAAGCACCGGATCCGGTCAATTTTTTTGTTCGTTGGTGGGGTTTCATGTTAGTCTCTTccaatctacggttgtcatcattggcgatggtcgaTGCTCTAGTGCGCTAGTCCTTTGTGGCCTTAGCACGACGAATTCATGTATGTCTACTACAATaaactctactacgacaagctttgcctggctcTAGTGATGGAGGGGTGAGGACAGCGTCACGCTTTCGGCTCGCGCTAATCATTGTAGTTGTCACTAGATGGTCCAAAGacgtatttgtaatttttattacattTAGAGTCGTTTGTACTATGATTATCAAAAGATCAGCTGAATTTTCGCAAAAGAAGACTAAGCACCGGTGCTATACTAATACTTGATTTTACAAAATTCTTATCCCTCCCAAGGAATGGGGTTATAGTCATTTCCTAATATACTACCTAATATGCTTCTAAATATAAATGGAACTAAAATAACTCATCatcctaacaacaacaacaatacaataataaagcctttattcccaaacaagttggggtaggctaggtgaaacccataagatctccgaTTTGGTTCTGGTacatggatagcaagcttccatgcggctctttccatggctagttctttggtgatactccagtccttcagatctctctttacggactcctcccatgtcaagtgtggtctaccccgtcctctcttgacattattagcacgctttagccgtccactatgcactggagcttctggaggcctgcgttgaatatgcccaaaccatcttagacgatgttggacaagcttctctgcaatcggtgctaccccaactctatctcgtatttcatcattccggactcggtccttcctcgtgtggccacacatccatctcaacatgcgcatctccaccacacctaactgttgaacatgccgccttttagtcggccaacactcagcgccataGAAAATTGGGGGTTGAACCGCCGTCCTATAGaacttgccttttagcttttgtggcactctcttttcacaaagaatgccagaagcttggcgccactatTACATGTACAAACCAACTATTATACTTCTACAGAAACAGTGGGATGTACATACATCACATATTATATGGTA contains the following coding sequences:
- the LOC124684646 gene encoding uncharacterized protein LOC124684646, translated to MNRALAMSGMDGMEPPSEVSADPSRSQNIIDEDDDWVIVKKQRVTILIPPLSPAAASPQAGTLKISSRLTSLPRMSRRNYHAATKKQVTMKKFQESSLEVLGVDGRMKTAQTHPSENIVNQDYAMMRGQSSRSPAAPVVKSDWTKHADHAVKGLSHQAAEIATSSLQNTYELGLPIISSPLTNKVLRARLLQRRVVQFGGLRNWLLTCGLGWFISILDNEEMGMYQIVSLTMNKLKEMGLIAVGPRRKLIHAIDSLCKPRQFEMFS